From the Primulina tabacum isolate GXHZ01 chromosome 3, ASM2559414v2, whole genome shotgun sequence genome, one window contains:
- the LOC142540549 gene encoding CBL-interacting protein kinase 23-like, protein MVMASKSSVAGGSGSSAGRTRVGRYELGRTLGEGTFAKVKFAKNLETGENVAIKILDKEKVLKHKMIGQIKREISTMKLIRHPNVIRMFEVMASKTKIYIVMEFVTGGELFDKIASRGRLKEDEARTYFHQLINAIDYCHSRGVYHRDLKPENLLLDTTGILKVSDFGLSALSQQVREDGLLHTTCGTPNYVAPEVINNKGYDGAKADLWSCGVILFVLMAGYLPFEESNLMTLYKRIFKADFSIPPWFSSGAKKLIKRILDPNPLTRITIAEILENDWFKKGFKLPVFEHEDVNLDDIDAIFNEATDSPDLVVERREERPSTPVTMNAFELISTSQGLNLSSLFEKQMGLVKRETRFASKCPAKEIISKIEQAAVPMGFDVKKNNYKMKLHGEKSGRKGHLSVATEILEVAPSLHMVELRKTGGDTLEFHKFYKNLSTGLKDIVWKTTDEIKEEANEGAQVS, encoded by the exons ATGGTGATGGCATCGAAATCAAGCGTTGCTGGAGGGAGTGGGAGTTCGGCTGGGAGGACTAGGGTGGGGAGATATGAACTGGGGAGAACTCTTGGTGAAGGGACTTTTGCGAAAGTGAAATTTGCGAAGAATTTGGAGACAGGTGAGAATGTGGCTATCAAGATTCTTGATAAAGAGAAGGTTCTCAAGCACAAAATGATCGGTCAG ATTAAGCGTGAAATCTCAACCATGAAATTAATAAGGCATCCAAATGTCATCCGGATGTTCGAG GTTATGGCCAGCAAGACGAAGATATACATCGTTATGGAGTTCGTCACCGGTGGCGAACTCtttgacaaaatt GCTAGCAGAGGGAGGCTGAAAGAAGATGAGGCGAGAACCTATTTTCACCAGCTCATTAATGCTATTGATTACTGCCATAGCAGAGGCGTTTATCATCGGGACCTTAAA CCGGAGAATTTGCTGCTCGATACTACTGGGATTCTTAAAGTTTCTGACTTTGGACTGAGTGCACTATCTCAGCAAGTTCGG GAAGATGGGTTACTTCACACTACATGCGGTACACCAAACTATGTTGCTCCAGAG GTTATAAACAATAAAGGTTATGATGGAGCTAAGGCAGATCTTTGGTCATGTGGTGTTATTCTTTTTGTTCTTATGGCTGGTTATTTGCCCTTCGAAGAATCGAACCTCATGACGTTGTACAAGAGG ATATTTAAGGCGGACTTCTCGATTCCTCCATGGTTTTCCTCTGGTGCAAAGAAATTGATCAAAAGAATTTTGGATCCCAATCCATTGACT CGGATAACAATTGCTGAGATACTTGAGAATGATTGGTTCAAGAAAGGATTTAAGCTACCTGTTTTTGAACACGAGGATGTTAATCTTGATGACATCGATGCTATTTTTAATGAAGCTACT GACTCTCCTGACCTTGTCGTGGAGAGGCGGGAGGAACGGCCTTCCACGCCTGTAACCATGAATGCCTTTGAGCTTATCTCTACATCCCAAGGTCTTAATCTCAGTTCACTCTTTGAAAAACAAATG GGGCTTGTTAAACGAGAAACGAGATTTGCATCCAAGTGTCCTGCGAAGGAGATTATCTCGAAAATTGAGCAAGCTGCTGTGCCGATGGGGTTTGATGTCAAGAAAAATAACTACAAG ATGAAACTTCATGGGGAGAAGTCGGGACGCAAGGGTCATCTATCTGTTGCTACAGAG ATTCTTGAAGTGGCGCCATCTCTTCACATGGTTGAGCTTCGCAAGACTGGAGGAGATACATTGGAATTTCACAAA TTTTACAAGAACCTGTCCACTGGTTTGAAAGATATCGTGTGGAAAACGACCGATGAAATAAAAGAAGAGGCGAACGAGG GTGCGCAGGTATCTTGA